A genomic window from Vitis riparia cultivar Riparia Gloire de Montpellier isolate 1030 chromosome 18, EGFV_Vit.rip_1.0, whole genome shotgun sequence includes:
- the LOC117906618 gene encoding uncharacterized oxidoreductase At4g09670-like, translating into MAESPIQFGILGCADIARKVSRAITLAPNATLYAVGSRSLEKATRFAAANGFPPSAKIYGGYEAVLDDPDVDAVYVPLPTSLHLKWAVLAAEKKKHVLLEKPVALNVAELDQILEACESNGVQFMDGTMWMHHPRTAKMKEFLSDPQRFGQLKSVQSCFTFLAASDFLENNIRVKPDLDALGVLGDTGWYCIRAILFAADYELPKSVRALPGPVLNQTGVLKSCGASLIWEDGKVATFTCSFEANLTMNLTAVGTKGTLQVQDFVIPFKEDRAAFSAGIESWFNELVTAWRTRPSEHVVTTDLPQEALMVREFSGLVADIKRNGSKPEQKWPTLSRKTQLVLDAVKASIERGLEPVVV; encoded by the exons ATGGCCGAATCGCCGATCCAATTCGGGATTTTGGGCTGCGCCGACATAGCACGCAAGGTATCGAGAGCGATAACGCTCGCCCCCAACGCCACGCTGTACGCCGTCGGCAGCCGTTCGCTGGAGAAGGCTACGAGATTCGCCGCCGCCAACGGATTCCCTCCCTCGGCTAAGATTTACGGCGGCTACGAGGCGGTGCTGGACGACCCCGACGTGGACGCCGTGTACGTGCCGCTGCCGACGAGCTTGCACTTGAAGTGGGCGGTGCTGGCGGCggagaagaagaagcatgtGCTTCTGGAGAAGCCTGTGGCTCTGAATGTGGCGGAGTTGGATCAGATTTTGGAGGCGTGCGAATCCAATGGAGTGCAGTTTATGGACGGCACGATGTGGATGCACCACCCTCGGACGGCTAAGATGAAGGAGTTTCTCTCCGATCCACAGCGTTTCGGACAACTCAAATCG GTGCAATCCTGCTTTACATTTTTGGCTGCTTCTGATTTTCTTGAGAATAACATTCGTGTTAAGCCAGACCTTGATGCCCTTGGTGTTCTTGGTGATACTGGGTGGTACTGCATCAGGGCAATCCTGTTTGCTGCTGACTATGAACTGCCTAAATCAGTGAGAGCTTTGCCTGGTCCTGTTCTTAATCAAACAGGGGTACTCAAATCATGCGGGGCTTCTCTAATATGGGAAGATGGGAAAGTAGCAACCTTCACTTGCTCCTTCGAAGCCAATTTGACAATGAATTTAACTGCTGTTGGAACAAAGGGAACTCTGCAGGTTCAGGACTTCGTTATTCCTTTTAAAGAGGACAGGGCTGCTTTTTCCGCTGGTATAGAGTCTTGGTTCAATGAACTCGTGACAGCGTGGAGAACAAGGCCAAGCGAGCATGTCGTCACAACAGATCTCCCTCAGGAAGCTCTCATGGTGAGGGAATTTTCCGGTTTGGTTGCAGACATTAAAAGAAATGGTTCAAAACCTGAACAAAAGTGGCCAACTCTCAGTAGGAAGACGCAGCTGGTGCTGGATGCTGTGAAGGCCTCAATCGAGAGGGGGCTTGAGCCTGTTGTGGTGTAG